In a single window of the Nodularia spumigena CCY9414 genome:
- a CDS encoding carbon dioxide-concentrating mechanism protein CcmK, translating into MSIAVGMVETLGFPAVVEAADAMVKAARVTLVGYEKIGSGRVTVIVRGDVSEVQASVGAGVESVKRVHGGEVLSTHIIARPHENLEYVLPIRYTEDVEQFRENVNAIRPFGRRP; encoded by the coding sequence ATGTCAATCGCAGTAGGAATGGTAGAAACGCTGGGCTTTCCGGCAGTAGTGGAAGCTGCTGATGCGATGGTAAAAGCCGCTCGCGTTACTTTGGTGGGCTATGAAAAAATCGGTAGCGGTCGAGTGACAGTCATCGTTCGTGGTGACGTTTCCGAAGTCCAAGCTTCCGTGGGTGCGGGAGTAGAATCAGTTAAACGAGTTCACGGTGGAGAAGTTTTGTCTACCCACATCATTGCTCGTCCCCACGAAAACTTGGAATACGTCCTACCAATTCGTTATACCGAAGATGTAGAACAATTCCGGGAAAATGTAAACGCGATTCGTCCTTTTGGTAGAAGACCGTAA
- a CDS encoding ribulose bisphosphate carboxylase small subunit, with amino-acid sequence MVVRSTAAPPTPWSRNLAEPKIHESTFVHPVANIIGDVRIGANVIVAPGTSIRADEGTPFSIGENTNIQDGVVIHGLEQGRVIGDDQNKYSVWVGKNVSITHMALIHGPAYVGDDAFIGFRSTVFNARVGAGCVIMMHALIQDVEIPPGKYVPSGAIITSQHQADRLPDAEVADQQFAHHVVGINQSLRTGYRCAADSKCIAPIRDEIAKSYTNTGITVLELERSSEVSSNSLGAEIIEQVSYLLNQGFKIGTEHVDERRFRTGCWQSCQPIQPGSMGEAIAALESCLRDHSGEYVRLFGIDNGRRRVLETIIQRPDGIVSAIKSSPYTAASNGNGNGRYSSNGNGHVASSGALSSETIDQVRSLLSSGYKIGTEHVDERRFRTGSWTSCKPIESTSTNEVIAALEECIELHQGEYVRLIGIDAKAKRRVLESIIQRPNGAVAPSDTKKSFSKPSYSGGTATATATATSTKLSSEAVDQIRQILAGGYKVSAEHVDKRRFRTGSWASCGQIDTRSDREAIAALEGYLAEYPEEYVRLIGIDTKAKRRILETIIQRP; translated from the coding sequence ATGGTAGTCCGCAGCACGGCGGCACCCCCAACCCCGTGGTCGAGGAATTTAGCCGAGCCAAAAATCCATGAAAGCACATTTGTACATCCGGTTGCCAACATCATTGGAGATGTCCGGATAGGCGCAAATGTAATCGTTGCTCCGGGGACCTCGATTAGAGCGGATGAAGGTACACCTTTTTCTATTGGTGAAAATACTAATATTCAAGATGGTGTCGTAATTCATGGATTGGAGCAAGGCCGAGTAATTGGTGATGACCAAAATAAATACTCGGTATGGGTGGGGAAAAATGTTTCTATTACCCACATGGCACTGATTCATGGTCCGGCGTATGTAGGAGATGATGCCTTTATTGGGTTTCGTTCCACCGTATTTAACGCCAGAGTGGGTGCTGGGTGCGTCATCATGATGCACGCTTTAATTCAAGATGTAGAAATTCCTCCAGGTAAGTATGTACCTTCGGGAGCGATCATTACTAGTCAGCACCAAGCTGACCGTTTGCCGGATGCTGAAGTCGCGGATCAGCAGTTCGCTCATCATGTGGTGGGAATAAATCAGTCATTAAGAACTGGTTATCGGTGTGCTGCGGATAGTAAATGTATTGCACCCATTCGGGATGAGATTGCTAAATCTTATACAAATACTGGTATTACTGTTTTAGAGCTAGAAAGGAGTAGTGAAGTGTCGAGCAATAGCTTGGGTGCAGAAATCATAGAACAGGTCAGTTATCTTTTAAACCAAGGGTTTAAAATTGGTACAGAACACGTAGATGAAAGACGTTTCCGTACTGGTTGTTGGCAAAGTTGCCAGCCCATTCAACCAGGATCAATGGGTGAAGCGATCGCCGCTTTAGAAAGCTGTCTGAGAGATCATAGCGGCGAATATGTCCGGCTGTTTGGCATTGATAATGGTAGACGGCGCGTGTTAGAAACCATTATTCAACGCCCTGATGGTATAGTTAGTGCGATTAAATCTAGCCCCTATACAGCTGCTAGTAATGGTAATGGAAATGGTCGTTACAGTAGTAATGGCAATGGTCACGTTGCCAGCAGTGGCGCACTGAGTAGCGAAACCATAGACCAAGTTCGTAGCTTGCTGTCTAGCGGTTACAAAATTGGGACAGAACACGTAGATGAACGGCGTTTCCGGACTGGTTCCTGGACTAGCTGCAAACCCATTGAATCCACTTCGACAAATGAAGTGATTGCCGCCTTAGAAGAATGTATTGAATTGCATCAAGGCGAATATGTGCGCTTAATCGGCATTGATGCCAAAGCTAAACGGCGGGTTTTAGAAAGCATTATCCAAAGACCAAACGGTGCTGTTGCTCCATCTGACACCAAAAAATCTTTTAGCAAACCAAGTTATAGTGGTGGTACAGCCACAGCTACCGCTACCGCTACCAGTACTAAATTGAGTTCTGAAGCCGTAGACCAAATCAGGCAAATATTGGCTGGTGGATATAAAGTTAGTGCTGAACACGTAGATAAAAGACGGTTCCGTACAGGTTCTTGGGCTAGCTGTGGCCAAATTGACACCAGATCCGACAGAGAAGCGATCGCCGCCTTGGAAGGATACCTCGCTGAATATCCCGAAGAATATGTGCGCTTGATTGGTATCGACACCAAAGCCAAACGCCGAATCTTAGAGACGATTATCCAACGTCCTTAA
- a CDS encoding NAD(P)H-quinone oxidoreductase subunit F, which produces MNQFLFSTSWWVPFYSLIGALVTLPWGMGIIKLTGPRPAAYFNLLTTLAGFAHSLLVFKHIWDREPEILVINWFQAADFNISFALELSPVSIGATVLITGLSLLAQVYALGYMEKDWSLARFFALVGFFEMALSGLAISDSLFLSYALLEVLTLSTYLLVGFWYAQPLVVTAARDAFLTKRVGDLLLLMGVVTLSTIAGSLNFSDLYEWAQTADLSPLTSNLLGLALIAGPAGKCAQFPLHLWLDEAMEGPNPASVMRNSLVVGGGAYILYKLQPILALSPVALDTLVVLGTLTAVGATLVALAQTDIKRALSHSTSAYMGLVFLAVGLEQGGVALMLLLSHAIAKALLFMSSGSVIYTTSTQDLTEMGGLWSRMPATTTAFIVGSAGMVTLLPLGSFWSMLAWADGLVHASPWVIAVLVLVNGLTALNLTRVFRLIFWGEPQQKTRRAPEVGWQMALPMVSLTVVTLLLPLMLQQWYLLPNWESLDWYILLLLLSSTLIGVGIGSTMYLHKAWSRSRILVWRFMQDLLGYDFYIDRIYKLTIVNAVALLSKFSAWSDRYLVDGFVNLVGFATILGGQGLKYSISGQSQGYMLTILVVISVLGFFISWSLGLLDKLPF; this is translated from the coding sequence ATGAATCAGTTTCTATTTTCAACAAGTTGGTGGGTGCCATTTTACAGCTTAATTGGCGCACTTGTAACTTTGCCGTGGGGAATGGGAATCATTAAGCTCACAGGGCCTAGACCTGCGGCATATTTCAACTTGTTAACGACTCTTGCGGGTTTTGCACATAGCCTGTTGGTATTTAAGCACATTTGGGATAGAGAACCAGAAATTTTGGTAATTAATTGGTTCCAAGCTGCGGATTTTAACATATCATTCGCTTTGGAACTTTCACCAGTCAGTATTGGGGCAACAGTTTTAATTACAGGATTAAGTTTGTTAGCACAAGTCTATGCCCTGGGTTACATGGAAAAAGACTGGTCCCTGGCACGTTTCTTTGCCCTAGTTGGCTTTTTTGAAATGGCGCTGTCTGGTTTAGCGATCAGTGATTCCTTGTTTTTGAGTTATGCTCTTTTGGAAGTCCTCACCCTTTCTACTTACTTATTAGTGGGATTCTGGTATGCTCAACCGCTAGTGGTGACGGCGGCGCGAGATGCCTTTTTAACTAAGCGGGTGGGGGATTTGCTGCTATTAATGGGCGTAGTGACGCTTTCTACCATAGCAGGTAGTTTGAATTTTTCTGACTTATATGAATGGGCGCAAACGGCTGATTTAAGTCCCTTGACATCGAATTTGCTGGGTTTGGCATTGATTGCTGGGCCTGCGGGTAAATGCGCTCAATTTCCTCTACACCTGTGGTTAGATGAAGCGATGGAAGGGCCTAACCCGGCTTCAGTAATGCGGAATTCCCTGGTCGTAGGTGGTGGTGCTTATATATTGTATAAACTTCAGCCAATATTAGCTTTATCCCCAGTTGCTTTAGATACCTTAGTTGTGCTAGGAACCTTGACGGCAGTTGGTGCAACATTAGTCGCATTGGCGCAAACTGATATCAAACGCGCGCTCTCTCATTCCACGAGTGCATATATGGGCTTAGTATTTTTAGCCGTGGGGTTAGAACAAGGTGGTGTCGCCTTAATGTTGCTGCTAAGTCATGCGATCGCTAAAGCCCTATTATTCATGAGTTCCGGTTCAGTAATTTACACCACTAGCACCCAAGATTTAACAGAAATGGGTGGATTGTGGTCACGAATGCCAGCCACCACCACAGCCTTTATTGTCGGTTCTGCGGGCATGGTAACACTGCTACCATTGGGCAGCTTCTGGTCTATGCTGGCATGGGCTGATGGCTTAGTTCATGCTAGCCCTTGGGTAATTGCTGTCTTAGTATTAGTCAACGGCTTGACAGCCTTGAACTTAACGCGAGTATTCAGATTAATATTTTGGGGCGAACCGCAACAGAAAACCCGCCGCGCCCCGGAAGTGGGCTGGCAGATGGCATTGCCAATGGTGTCACTCACTGTAGTCACTTTACTCTTACCCTTGATGCTACAGCAATGGTATCTGTTACCCAATTGGGAAAGTCTTGATTGGTACATCTTGTTACTGCTGCTTTCGTCTACTTTGATCGGGGTAGGTATAGGGTCTACAATGTATCTCCATAAAGCATGGTCACGCTCCAGAATCCTGGTATGGAGATTTATGCAGGACTTATTGGGTTATGATTTTTACATTGATAGAATTTATAAGCTGACGATAGTCAATGCAGTTGCCCTGCTATCGAAATTTTCTGCTTGGAGCGATCGCTATTTGGTTGATGGTTTTGTAAACTTAGTAGGATTTGCCACAATTCTGGGCGGACAAGGTTTAAAATACAGTATTTCTGGTCAATCTCAGGGGTATATGTTGACTATTCTCGTAGTAATCAGCGTTTTGGGTTTTTTCATTAGCTGGTCATTAGGTCTACTAGATAAATTGCCCTTTTAA
- a CDS encoding carbon dioxide-concentrating mechanism protein CcmK: protein MPIAVGMIETKGFPAVVEAADAMVKAARVTLVGYEKIGSARVTVIVRGDVSEVQASVSAGVEAARRVNGGEVLSTHIIARPHENLEYVLPIRYTEAVEQFRT from the coding sequence ATGCCAATTGCAGTTGGAATGATTGAGACTAAAGGCTTTCCAGCAGTAGTAGAAGCTGCTGATGCGATGGTGAAAGCCGCCCGTGTTACGTTAGTGGGATATGAAAAAATTGGTAGCGCTAGGGTAACGGTGATTGTGCGGGGAGATGTATCTGAAGTGCAAGCTTCAGTTTCTGCCGGCGTTGAAGCAGCCAGAAGAGTTAATGGTGGTGAAGTATTATCAACTCACATCATTGCCCGTCCCCACGAAAACCTAGAATACGTATTGCCGATCCGGTATACGGAAGCTGTAGAACAGTTCCGCACTTAA
- a CDS encoding EutN/CcmL family microcompartment protein translates to MQIAKVRGTVVGTQKDPSLRGVKLLLLQLVDEEGNLLPSYEVAADTVGAGVDEWVLVTRGSAARQILGNEQRPLDAAVVAIIDTIHLENRLMYSKKEQYR, encoded by the coding sequence ATGCAAATTGCCAAAGTTCGTGGCACAGTAGTCGGCACACAAAAAGATCCAAGTCTTCGAGGTGTCAAACTACTTTTGTTGCAATTAGTAGATGAAGAAGGAAATCTCCTGCCAAGCTACGAGGTAGCAGCAGATACCGTAGGTGCTGGAGTAGATGAGTGGGTGCTAGTCACTCGTGGTAGTGCCGCTCGTCAAATCCTTGGTAACGAACAGCGTCCATTAGATGCAGCAGTAGTGGCGATTATTGATACCATTCACTTGGAAAATCGCCTTATGTACAGCAAAAAAGAGCAGTATCGATAA